One genomic window of Anticarsia gemmatalis isolate Benzon Research Colony breed Stoneville strain chromosome 23, ilAntGemm2 primary, whole genome shotgun sequence includes the following:
- the shrb gene encoding charged multivesicular body protein shrub, whose protein sequence is MSFLGKLFGGKKEEKGPTTHEAIQKLRETEELLLKKQEFLEKKIDVEVQTARKHGTKNKRAAIAALKRKKRYEKQLTQIDGTLTQIEAQREALEGANTNAQVLNTMREAANAMKLAHKDIDVDKVHDIMDDIAEQHDISREITDAISNNVAFPNDIDEDELEKELEELEQEDLDKEMLGISVPTDNLPDVPASELVHDKPKPSKSKQTEDDEELAQLQSWAT, encoded by the exons atgagTTTCCTCGGGAAATTATTCGGCGGGAAGAAGGAGGAAAAAGGTCCGACTACGCACGAAGCTATACAAAAATTACGTGAAACTGAGGAACTATTGCTCAAAAAACAAGAGTTTCTGGAGAAAAAGATCGATGTAGAAGTGCAAACAGCGAGGAAACATGGCACCAAGAACAAGCGCG CCGCGATTGCTGCGTTGAAACGTAAGAAGCGTTACGAGAAGCAGCTCACTCAGATCGACGGAACCCTCACTCAGATCGAGGCACAGAGGGAAGCATTAGAGGGCGCTAATACTAATGCACAGGTGCTGAACACTATGCGAGAGGCGGCTAATGCCATGAAACTGGCGCATAAGGACAT TGATGTAGACAAAGTTCACGACATCATGGACGACATCGCCGAACAGCACGACATCTCGCGGGAGATCACTGACGCGATCAGCAACAACGTCGCCTTCCCCAACGACATCGATGAGGATGAGCTCGAGAAGGAACTGGAAGAGCTGGAACAG GAGGATCTGGACAAGGAGATGTTGGGCATCAGCGTGCCGACAGACAACCTGCCCGATGTCCCGGCTTCGGAGCTCGTGCACGACAAGCCCAAGCCGAGCAAGTCCAAGCAGACGG AGGATGACGAAGAGCTCGCACAACTGCAGTCTTGGGCCACATAA
- the LOC142983054 gene encoding armadillo repeat-containing protein 6 homolog, with amino-acid sequence MVRVITQETYDEVVKENIDEFDMSPEEAIKEAVAQFEAQGVDLSNIIKDLALSSGDNHLVSETVGKLKDLCATKKCDVNAVCTELDVLKSECNKDIAHRIRAGKDGAYKILVDLLFSKQLLMQLSERDVKLMTSALDTLTALMEMQPDLLCLRGVDLIKSILDNVENDDVLISALRWTTACCVKHEMNRQRLFGQNIAENLKLLLNVCGNQKLLSETLQVIRKLTLDDDVRVEFGKTHEHARELGAQMLEPLANLLKENTKPPLVSELMLTIASLLVRHELCKMVADCGVDAIFTVLADNYDNVAVVQQANKLITALAGNDDVKRDLVKSGMVPIIVSVLNRHSSNATATALTLKSIAALSLREPGHSKQFLDSGAPEAIVECMKVHPDNASVQKNACWAIRNMVARCREQNPKFHELGVEAILNAAYEKFGKDFGFDIKSALRDLECDVKFDEQWTGKGVELEH; translated from the exons ATGGTTCGCGTAATAACCCAGGAGACCTACGATGaggttgtgaaggaaaacattgacGAATTTGATATGAGTCCTGAAGAAGCGATAAAGGAGGCTGTTGCCCAATTTGAGGCACAG ggAGTGGACTTATCGAACATAATAAAAGATTTAGCTCTAAGCTCTGGTGACAATCACTTGGTATCAGAAACTGTTGGCAAGCTAAAAGACCTATGTGCAACTAAGAAGTGTGATGTAAATGCTGTTTGTACAGAACTTGATGTTTTGAAG TCAGAATGCAACAAAGACATCGCACATCGTATCCGGGCAGGCAAGGACGGAGCTTACAAGATACTAGTTGATCTGCTCTTTTCTAAACAACTGCTCATGCAACTGAGCGAGAGAGATGTCAAGCTGATGACCAGTGCTCTTGATACATTGACCGCATTGATGGAAATGCAGCCTGATTTGTTGTGTCTGAGGGGCGTGGATTTGATTAAAAG CATCCTAGACAATGTAGAAAACGACGACGTCCTAATATCAGCGCTGCGTTGGACCACGGCGTGCTGTGTCAAACACGAGATGAACAGACAGAGACTGTTTGGACAAAATATAGCGGAAAACTTGAAGTTATTGCTTAATGTTTGTGGGAATCAGAAG ttacTAAGTGAAACATTACAAGTAATAAGAAAGTTGACGTTAGACGACGACGTTCGCGTGGAGTTTGGTAAAACGCATGAACACGCGCGGGAACTCGGCGCTCAGATGTTGGAACCACTCGCTAACTTGCTAAAAG AGAATACAAAACCGCCTCTAGTATCAGAACTGATGTTAACAATAGCGAGTCTGTTAGTTCGTCACGAACTGTGCAAGATGGTGGCGGACTGCGGCGTCGACGCGATATTCACTGTGCTGGCTGACAACTACGACAATGTCGCCGTTGTACAGCAGGCTAATAAACT AATCACAGCGTTAGCCGGCAACGATGATGTCAAAAGAGATTTAGTGAAGAGTGGAATGGTACCCATCATTGTATCAGTATTGAACAGACATTCC agTAACGCAACAGCGACCGCCCTAACTCTCAAGAGTATAGCGGCGTTATCTCTCAGAGAGCCGGGTCACAGTAAACAGTTTCTCGACAGTGGAGCGCCTGAAGCGATCGTGGAATGTATGAAAGTACACCCAGATAATGCTAGTGTACAG AAAAACGCCTGCTGGGCGATCCGCAACATGGTAGCGCGTTGTCGCGAACAAAATCCCAAGTTCCACGAGCTAGGAGTGGAAGCCATACTCAACGCGGCTTACGAGAAGTTCGGCAAAGACTTCGGCTTTGATATCAAGTCGGCACTCAGAGATCTAGAGTGTGATGTCAAGTTTGATGAACAATGGACCGGGAAAGGTGTGGAGTTGGAACACTGA
- the PICK1 gene encoding protein interacting with PRKCA 1 isoform X3 encodes MMQEYDDDFFFEEDKMGMTVTSGSVALSKDEKNLIGISIGGGAPLCPCLYIVQIFDNTPASKDGTLQSGDELVGVNGQTVKGKTKVEVAKMIQSAKDEVTINYNKLHADPKQGKSLDIIMKKMKHRLVENMSSGAADALGLSRAILCNDTLVAKLNELRETEGTYKRLVENAKRMLKAYFDLLQTYKAVGDIFAGIGVREPQARASEAFTKFGQYHRMLERDGIKMLKALKPILSDMGTYLNKAIPDTKLTIRKYADTKFEYLSYCLKVKEMDDEEYGYNALQEPLYRVETGNYEYRLILRCRQDARARFARLRSDVLVKLELLDNKRTQDVAYQLRRFIQGLAVYHNETVEHLTENATLFPVEVDLSQNAFQYKSTAQIIQDNQDEDEEIEFGKEIHEYHDISDIDKEPKLTNRRQNKDNDHTESSQQLLPDFENVEKFDSAFEKTDKSDTVDNLTLLTELGLADTNVQDDFGEFQNGLLDEFLPRGSAVDKNDLFDKLLNDLSVGE; translated from the exons ATGATGCAGGAATACGATGATGATTTCTTCTTTGAAGAggacaaaat GGGTATGACGGTGACGTCAGGGAGTGTGGCGCTCAGTAAAGATGAGAAGAACTTGATAGGCATCAGTATAGGAGGAGGAGCGCCTTTGTGTCCCTGCTTGTATATAGTGCAg ATCTTCGACAACACTCCAGCGTCAAAAGATGGCACCTTACAAAGTGGTGATGAGCTGGTCGGAGTCAacggacagactgtcaaaggaAAGACCAAGGTTGAAGTTGCTAAGATGATACAATCTGCTAAG GATGAAGTAACAATAAACTACAACAAGCTCCACGCGGACCCCAAACAGGGTAAATCTTTGGACATCATCATGAAGAAGATGAAGCACCGTCTGGTGGAGAACATGTCTTCTGGAGCCGCTGATGCGCTGGGACTGTCGCGGGCTATACTGTGTAATGATACGCTGGTGGCCAAGTTGAATGAACTGAGGGAGACTGAGGGCACTTATAAGAGATTAGTGGAGAATGCTAAGAG AATGTTAAAAGCCTACTTCGATCTCCTCCAAACGTACAAGGCAGTAGGTGATATATTCGCCGGCATAGGCGTAAGGGAGCCACAAGCGAGAGCCTCGGAAGCATTCACCAAGTTTGGACAGTACCATCGGATGTTAGAGCGAGATGGCATCAAGATGCTAAAGGCTTTGAAACCT ATTCTATCCGACATGGGCACATACCTCAACAAAGCTATACCAGACACGAAGCTCACTATTCGTAAATACGCTGACACAAAGTTTGAGTACCTGTCCTACTGCCTGAAGGTTAAGGAGATGGATGATGAGGAGTATGGGTATAACGCGCTGCAGGAACCGCTGTATCGAGTGGAGACTGGCAATTATGAGTATCG ATTGATCCTCCGTTGTCGTCAAGACGCGCGAGCTCGTTTCGCTCGGCTCCGATCTGATGTACTCGTCAAACTGGAGTTACTTGATAACAAACGCACTCAAGACGTTGCCTACCAGCTACGACGATTCATACAGGGACTTGCTGTCTATCATAA CGAAACAGTGGAACATCTGACTGAGAACGCTACACTGTTCCCGGTTGAAGTAGACCTGTCTCAAAACGCGTTCCAATACAAGTCCACCGCGCAGATCATTCAG GACAACCAAGACGAAGACGAAGAAATAGAATTCGGCAAAGAGATCCACGAGTACCATGACATTTCAGATATTGACAAAGAACCTAAATTGACCAACAGGCGTCAAAATAAGGACAATGATCACACAGAGTCTTCTCAACAATTGCTTCCGGACTTTGAAAATGTCGAGAAATTTGACAGTGCTTTTGAAAAAACTGACAAATCAGATACGGTTGATAATCTTACTTTGCTCACGGAACTTGGGTTAGCTGATACGAATGTCCAAGATGATTTTGGTGAATTCCAGAATGGGTTGCTGGATGAGTTTCTGCCGAGGGGTAGTGCGGTGGATAAGAATGATTTGTTTGATAAGTTGCTCAATGATTTGAGTGTtggtgaataa
- the LOC142983200 gene encoding uncharacterized protein LOC142983200, with translation MKTYILILLIIHTTTATIDLQALKDTAATKLEAIQTKATETFQQFADTIDLEKVKQLDVLNILPKLQYKGKLIQDTVESIPQYKQRVKFYLQSIKSLTGKDLVLAFDAGVPWPMKRMDEIYPVEFFD, from the exons ATGAAGACTTATATCCTG ATCCTCCTCATAATCCACACAACAACAGCCACAATAGACCTTCAAGCACTAAAAGACACAGCGGCAACGAAACTCGAAGCGATACAAACAAAAGCGACTGAAACCTTCCAACAATTTGCTGACACAATCGATCTGGAGAAAGTAAAACAACTAGACGTACTAAATATACTACCAAAGTTACAATATAAAGGGAAATTAATACAAGATACGGTGGAAAGTATTCCTCAGTATAAGCAAAGGGTAAAATTTTACTTGCAGAGTATCAAAAGCTTGACTGGAAAAGATTTGGTGCTGGCTTTCGATGCGGGAGTCCCTTGGCCAATGAAAAGAATGGATGAGATCTACCCTGTTGAATTTTTTGACTGA
- the PICK1 gene encoding protein interacting with PRKCA 1 isoform X2, protein MWQQNSQFYIFNDARICPQIQTLQTMFEDKMGMTVTSGSVALSKDEKNLIGISIGGGAPLCPCLYIVQIFDNTPASKDGTLQSGDELVGVNGQTVKGKTKVEVAKMIQSAKDEVTINYNKLHADPKQGKSLDIIMKKMKHRLVENMSSGAADALGLSRAILCNDTLVAKLNELRETEGTYKRLVENAKRMLKAYFDLLQTYKAVGDIFAGIGVREPQARASEAFTKFGQYHRMLERDGIKMLKALKPILSDMGTYLNKAIPDTKLTIRKYADTKFEYLSYCLKVKEMDDEEYGYNALQEPLYRVETGNYEYRLILRCRQDARARFARLRSDVLVKLELLDNKRTQDVAYQLRRFIQGLAVYHNETVEHLTENATLFPVEVDLSQNAFQYKSTAQIIQDNQDEDEEIEFGKEIHEYHDISDIDKEPKLTNRRQNKDNDHTESSQQLLPDFENVEKFDSAFEKTDKSDTVDNLTLLTELGLADTNVQDDFGEFQNGLLDEFLPRGSAVDKNDLFDKLLNDLSVGE, encoded by the exons ATGTGGCAACAGAAcagtcaattttatattttcaatgacGCAAGGATTTGCCCGCAGATTCAAACTTTGCAAACCATGTTTGAAGATAAAAT GGGTATGACGGTGACGTCAGGGAGTGTGGCGCTCAGTAAAGATGAGAAGAACTTGATAGGCATCAGTATAGGAGGAGGAGCGCCTTTGTGTCCCTGCTTGTATATAGTGCAg ATCTTCGACAACACTCCAGCGTCAAAAGATGGCACCTTACAAAGTGGTGATGAGCTGGTCGGAGTCAacggacagactgtcaaaggaAAGACCAAGGTTGAAGTTGCTAAGATGATACAATCTGCTAAG GATGAAGTAACAATAAACTACAACAAGCTCCACGCGGACCCCAAACAGGGTAAATCTTTGGACATCATCATGAAGAAGATGAAGCACCGTCTGGTGGAGAACATGTCTTCTGGAGCCGCTGATGCGCTGGGACTGTCGCGGGCTATACTGTGTAATGATACGCTGGTGGCCAAGTTGAATGAACTGAGGGAGACTGAGGGCACTTATAAGAGATTAGTGGAGAATGCTAAGAG AATGTTAAAAGCCTACTTCGATCTCCTCCAAACGTACAAGGCAGTAGGTGATATATTCGCCGGCATAGGCGTAAGGGAGCCACAAGCGAGAGCCTCGGAAGCATTCACCAAGTTTGGACAGTACCATCGGATGTTAGAGCGAGATGGCATCAAGATGCTAAAGGCTTTGAAACCT ATTCTATCCGACATGGGCACATACCTCAACAAAGCTATACCAGACACGAAGCTCACTATTCGTAAATACGCTGACACAAAGTTTGAGTACCTGTCCTACTGCCTGAAGGTTAAGGAGATGGATGATGAGGAGTATGGGTATAACGCGCTGCAGGAACCGCTGTATCGAGTGGAGACTGGCAATTATGAGTATCG ATTGATCCTCCGTTGTCGTCAAGACGCGCGAGCTCGTTTCGCTCGGCTCCGATCTGATGTACTCGTCAAACTGGAGTTACTTGATAACAAACGCACTCAAGACGTTGCCTACCAGCTACGACGATTCATACAGGGACTTGCTGTCTATCATAA CGAAACAGTGGAACATCTGACTGAGAACGCTACACTGTTCCCGGTTGAAGTAGACCTGTCTCAAAACGCGTTCCAATACAAGTCCACCGCGCAGATCATTCAG GACAACCAAGACGAAGACGAAGAAATAGAATTCGGCAAAGAGATCCACGAGTACCATGACATTTCAGATATTGACAAAGAACCTAAATTGACCAACAGGCGTCAAAATAAGGACAATGATCACACAGAGTCTTCTCAACAATTGCTTCCGGACTTTGAAAATGTCGAGAAATTTGACAGTGCTTTTGAAAAAACTGACAAATCAGATACGGTTGATAATCTTACTTTGCTCACGGAACTTGGGTTAGCTGATACGAATGTCCAAGATGATTTTGGTGAATTCCAGAATGGGTTGCTGGATGAGTTTCTGCCGAGGGGTAGTGCGGTGGATAAGAATGATTTGTTTGATAAGTTGCTCAATGATTTGAGTGTtggtgaataa
- the LOC142983053 gene encoding tektin-3-like, whose amino-acid sequence MSAKRTTAESGDYMSFGEKNYALSTIKVWHEHNQKVLKGDIIRTTDENTAITKNSIIKVNQTSCEDFSDSTDQLRHRARHINYWKSELERAIRDMDAEINILESQRQQLKNAMDTLKIPEYITEECLDQRRLRMQSDLIYDEPQEDLFTESALIENVKKLHRQLLRDVEYQLDMNISSKNWMERDWSDKYLAFKYESDNVELETKSMNVKDSAGATRLSEGQSNVPSWEQHTINALNEFKSAIDKSKALRAKVDAVLINTARDLRSQDIKVNKALSERIARTEQVKTDLENQLKITLHKIVETENILETLHEEMLKVSQRLQVAQTRLNTKNCRPNVENCREGSLIALIEEVRDLNDCMSLLQKRSLETEKLRAELIHERSLIENEIIVKKKTLFLDNQRCLFLRSHYQSAEKMCGF is encoded by the exons atgtcagcCAAAAGAACGACAGCCGAATCCGGCGACTACATGTCATTTGGTGAAAAAAACTACGCATTATCCACCATCAAAGTTTGGCATGAACATAATCAGAAAGTTTTGAAAGGTGACATTATTCGAACGACTGATGAGAACACAGCTATAACCAAAAACAGCATTATCAAAGTGAATCAAACGTCTTGCGAAGACTTCAGCGATAGTACCGATCAATTGAGACATAGAGCAAGGCATATTAACTACTGGAAGTCCGAATTGGAGAGAGCAATCAGAGATATGGACGCAGAAATTAATATTCTTGAGAGTCAACGACAACAGTTGAAAAATGCAATGGATACTTTAAAAATACCTGAATATATTACTGAAGAATGTTTGGATCAAAGACGTTTGAGAATGCAATCAGATTTGATATACGACGAACCGCAAGAAGACCTGTTCACTGAATCAGCTTTGATAGAAAACGTTAAGAAACTACACAGACAGTTGTTGAGAGATGTCGAGTACCAGTTAGATATGAATATTTCGTCTAAGAATTGGATGGAAAGGGACTGGAGCGATAAGTATTTGGCTTTTAAGTATGAGAGCGATAATGTTGAGTTGGAAACTAAGAGTATGAATGTTAAAGATTCGGCGGGAGCTACTAGACTTTCTGAAG GTCAATCCAACGTGCCATCCTGGGAACAGCACACAATAAACGCGCTCAACGAATTCAAATCAGCGATCGACAAATCAAAGGCTTTACGAGCTAAAGTCGACGCAGTACTCATAAACACGGCAAGAGATCTCCGCTCTCAAGATATAAAGGTGAACAAAGCATTAAGCGAAAGAATAGCTAGAACCGAACAAGTGAAAACTGATCTAGAAAatcagttaaaaataacattacacaAAATAGTCGAAACTGAGAATATTCTGGAAACTTTACATGAAGAAATGTTGAAGGTTTCGCAAAGATTGCAAGTAGCTCAGACTAGATTGAATACTAAAAATTGTAGGCCTAATGTTGAGAATTGTAGAGAGGGTTCCCTTATAGCGTTGATAGAAGAAGTAAGGGATCTAAATGATTGTATGAGTTTGCTGCAAAAAAGGTCTTTGGAGACGGAAAAATTGAGGGCCGAATTGATACATGAAAGGTCTTTGATAGAGAATGAGATTATTGTGAAGAAGAAAACTTTGTTTTTGGATAATCAAAGGTGTCTGTTCTTGAGATCGCATTATCAGTCGGCAGAGAAAATGTGTGGTTTttag
- the PICK1 gene encoding protein interacting with PRKCA 1 isoform X1, whose amino-acid sequence MMQEYDDDFFFEEDKIKPNGNVTNSLLIPLEETAPAIAPEKMEGISEIKIFEEQPKVESQDPENTECIFNDLRYERYTIQHQDLMGMTVTSGSVALSKDEKNLIGISIGGGAPLCPCLYIVQIFDNTPASKDGTLQSGDELVGVNGQTVKGKTKVEVAKMIQSAKDEVTINYNKLHADPKQGKSLDIIMKKMKHRLVENMSSGAADALGLSRAILCNDTLVAKLNELRETEGTYKRLVENAKRMLKAYFDLLQTYKAVGDIFAGIGVREPQARASEAFTKFGQYHRMLERDGIKMLKALKPILSDMGTYLNKAIPDTKLTIRKYADTKFEYLSYCLKVKEMDDEEYGYNALQEPLYRVETGNYEYRLILRCRQDARARFARLRSDVLVKLELLDNKRTQDVAYQLRRFIQGLAVYHNETVEHLTENATLFPVEVDLSQNAFQYKSTAQIIQDNQDEDEEIEFGKEIHEYHDISDIDKEPKLTNRRQNKDNDHTESSQQLLPDFENVEKFDSAFEKTDKSDTVDNLTLLTELGLADTNVQDDFGEFQNGLLDEFLPRGSAVDKNDLFDKLLNDLSVGE is encoded by the exons ATGATGCAGGAATACGATGATGATTTCTTCTTTGAAGAggacaaaat CAAGCCTAACGGGAATGTGACAAACTCATTGTTAATACCACTCGAAGAAac tgCGCCGGCCATTGCGCCGGAGAAGATGGAAGGGATTTCTGAAATCAAGATTTTCGAAGA acagCCGAAGGTAGAGTCCCAGGATCCAGAGAACACGGAATGTATCTTCAACGATTTAAGATACGAGAGATATACCATTCAACATCAAGATCTAAT GGGTATGACGGTGACGTCAGGGAGTGTGGCGCTCAGTAAAGATGAGAAGAACTTGATAGGCATCAGTATAGGAGGAGGAGCGCCTTTGTGTCCCTGCTTGTATATAGTGCAg ATCTTCGACAACACTCCAGCGTCAAAAGATGGCACCTTACAAAGTGGTGATGAGCTGGTCGGAGTCAacggacagactgtcaaaggaAAGACCAAGGTTGAAGTTGCTAAGATGATACAATCTGCTAAG GATGAAGTAACAATAAACTACAACAAGCTCCACGCGGACCCCAAACAGGGTAAATCTTTGGACATCATCATGAAGAAGATGAAGCACCGTCTGGTGGAGAACATGTCTTCTGGAGCCGCTGATGCGCTGGGACTGTCGCGGGCTATACTGTGTAATGATACGCTGGTGGCCAAGTTGAATGAACTGAGGGAGACTGAGGGCACTTATAAGAGATTAGTGGAGAATGCTAAGAG AATGTTAAAAGCCTACTTCGATCTCCTCCAAACGTACAAGGCAGTAGGTGATATATTCGCCGGCATAGGCGTAAGGGAGCCACAAGCGAGAGCCTCGGAAGCATTCACCAAGTTTGGACAGTACCATCGGATGTTAGAGCGAGATGGCATCAAGATGCTAAAGGCTTTGAAACCT ATTCTATCCGACATGGGCACATACCTCAACAAAGCTATACCAGACACGAAGCTCACTATTCGTAAATACGCTGACACAAAGTTTGAGTACCTGTCCTACTGCCTGAAGGTTAAGGAGATGGATGATGAGGAGTATGGGTATAACGCGCTGCAGGAACCGCTGTATCGAGTGGAGACTGGCAATTATGAGTATCG ATTGATCCTCCGTTGTCGTCAAGACGCGCGAGCTCGTTTCGCTCGGCTCCGATCTGATGTACTCGTCAAACTGGAGTTACTTGATAACAAACGCACTCAAGACGTTGCCTACCAGCTACGACGATTCATACAGGGACTTGCTGTCTATCATAA CGAAACAGTGGAACATCTGACTGAGAACGCTACACTGTTCCCGGTTGAAGTAGACCTGTCTCAAAACGCGTTCCAATACAAGTCCACCGCGCAGATCATTCAG GACAACCAAGACGAAGACGAAGAAATAGAATTCGGCAAAGAGATCCACGAGTACCATGACATTTCAGATATTGACAAAGAACCTAAATTGACCAACAGGCGTCAAAATAAGGACAATGATCACACAGAGTCTTCTCAACAATTGCTTCCGGACTTTGAAAATGTCGAGAAATTTGACAGTGCTTTTGAAAAAACTGACAAATCAGATACGGTTGATAATCTTACTTTGCTCACGGAACTTGGGTTAGCTGATACGAATGTCCAAGATGATTTTGGTGAATTCCAGAATGGGTTGCTGGATGAGTTTCTGCCGAGGGGTAGTGCGGTGGATAAGAATGATTTGTTTGATAAGTTGCTCAATGATTTGAGTGTtggtgaataa